A window of Eucalyptus grandis isolate ANBG69807.140 chromosome 4, ASM1654582v1, whole genome shotgun sequence genomic DNA:
CATCAAGATTTGACACACAAtcacaaagaaataaaaaatcaagacaagaaaaagaaatatagacACAAGGTTTTTATCCCGATCCATCCTTAAATTAAGGTTACGTCCAATTGAGCATTCCACTATGGTTAATACCTCACACCTCTATTATAACTCTTAATTTACTAGAGAAAAATGTTATATATGCCCAATAGCTATTCATAGGCTGAAACTCAAATTACCAATAAAATATGGACTTAAATTGTAAAAGTCTTCTAGCAAGCTTAGGGGCACTGCCTCCGCAACCATTGGACCCTGCCTACTCATCGAGGAACGCAACTTCTATGCCTTCTTACTGATGGGGAGAATGAACCATATTCTTAACAAAATGGAGGTCATGAGCAGCATCAAGACTACAGACCACGGTggtcatagagagagagagaaggtggctgCTAAGACGGCAGTGAGAGAATGGTGGGGCGATTGTCTGCGGCAGGGGATGGTGGTGGATAAAGAGATATTAGAATTCGTGGCATCGGATCTTGCGAAATTAGAAACTGAGATTCCGGCTAAAGTCTGAATGACGGGAAATAGAGCCTTTGTACTATGGGACTAGCAAATAGTTAGTTCAACATGGGTTTAGAAATAGAGACTCAAGTGGCATCAACATCAGTGGTAACTAGAAATCTTTTTGTGATACACGCCACCCAAAATTTAAAGCAAACTGGCAATATCATTGATCTTATTGCAACAACGATGGCTTTCAAGAAATCAAGCTCTTGGGAAAGGAATAGGCAAAAACGACAAATCCCATGTGTTGCCGTCCTCCACAAACGCGCtaacttctttttatcttttgaaaagCCGGGGTTGACGGTGGATGATGTCCGGAGTCACGTGGGCTTGTAGTCTAAGTAGCATTAACACATGATACGATATAACACAACACGTCGAcacatcattttttaaaaatagagaatttcgacacattaggatacgttatatattaaataaatgtttttatgtttaattaatttaattcaaattcagtatttttacttttcaaaattattttttaatttcatttatttatttttttaattaaaaaagaaatcttcttTCCCTCATCCatcccccaaatttattttgctTTCCCTCCCCACCATCGTCCATTTCCCCccactttatttttctttccctcctcaCCACCGACAGACATGCTATCCTATCACTTTCCCTCCCCCCAAAATATGTGATGGCCATTAGAGTccccttttttaattacttttgagTTTTCTATCAAATACCCTAGCTTTACTTTacctcctcctcgccgctcATTGCACGatccccttcctctcctcttcctcttgatccttctcctctcctcctcgccgcacaagcaccttcctctcctcttcctctcacctTTGGCCCTTTCTCCCTCGCAGCTGCAGCCTCGTTGGATCCATCATAGCATCAcagtggcggccctcgcctcaaTCTATGCTCTTTCTCTAGCCATCTCTCACCATCACTCGCGGCCTCGTCTCTACTCCCTCACCGTCGCTTCCACCCTCCATCGTCTACTGGACACGCGTGTCCAAACGTGTCAAGcaaaagttgaccacgtgtcggaaaatccgacggGCATTGACCGCATGTCCGACCGTGTTCGAGCatgtcgacgtgtccgacacaCTCCGACATGTGTCGGACACAACACGGAAGCATGGACAAcatgtccgtgcttcatagctTGTAGTCCTTCACCATATTTAGCAGTCCATGCTGTGGCCTCACGGTTGAATGGAAAGAGCAAATCCCACTTACTCATCATAAACCAcgcgcgcgcgcgagagagagagagagagagaaggatgcGGATGATACGTTTCCTATTTCCTTCCATGCTCAGCTTTTTCACCATCAAAGCTGCTGAATTCACCCACACCTTGAACACCTTGAACGGCCATTACTGCTTAAACTCAAGCACCTTCACCCCCAATAGCACCTATCACGCCAACCTCAATCGCGTTCTCGATGATCTCGTCAGAGACGCGGGCGCCAACCCTGATAACGGGTTCAACTTCACTTCAAGCAAAGCCAGCTCGAGCAACGCCGTCTACGGCAGCTTTATGTGCAGAGGCGATGTCTCCAAGAAAGAGTGCGCGGATTGCGTCGGGAACGCGAGTATTCAAATAACCCAGTTATGCCCGATGACAAAAGTCTCCTTCCTGTGGTACGATCGGTGCATGTTGCGCTACTCCGACACGAATTTTACCAGGAAGGTCGAGCTAAAACCTCGGTTGGCTGGATACAATGAAGAGAACATATACCAGCCTGCTGAATTCATGAAGGTACTGACTGTCACTACGGATCACGCGGCTAGAGAGGCTGCTCAGCATCCTCCTAGGATGTATGGCCATGGCGACGCCAAGTTTAGTCAGGAGAAAACGTTGTACACGTTCGCCGAGTGTTGCTTCCGAGTTGCTTTGTCAGGTTTGAGATTTACCCGTTTTACGGGAGCAGCTCAAAAGGTAAGGTAGAACCTAAtagttgatttttcaaaagttcaTCATCATGCTTCTTACTACTTCAAAGATTACAACAGAATTTGTGTTGTCCGCTTTGCAATTTCTTGACCATTGGGTAGTGTACCCCGATAACAGAAGacataaaaactccaaatttgcCCAAAACAGATGCCTCTTATTGTTGCTTCATTTTATTGTATCTGCACTCTTACTAATATGAGATTAGAAGGGCATAATCTTGGAGTTTTTCCTATCTAACTTATGTGGAGGAGAAAATGCTCCAGAGCTTTGAGAAGCTTCATTGTAAACCACAATATCATTCTACATTATGATTATATATGAAAATTAGCAAGCATCATCTTCTTGATAAGTCAAAAGCTGAATGATCAGATTGAACATCTTAATTACCTTGTAAACCGGACCAAATCCTCCTTCTCCTAACTTCTTGTTGTTCGAGAAGTTATCTGTGGCAGCTTCTATCGTTTGCAGATCAAATTGCAGGGAATGGAGTTCAGAAATTTGCCTCTTAACTGGCAGTTAAATAATTCAGATATCTTTAGACTCTGGTGAAACAGAATCAATAAAATTGTATGCATGCAATAGCAGTGTTTCTTCGAGTTACCAATCTGATCTTCTTTAATACCACTTTTGCTCCCCCTTCTTaggattctttttcttcctcgtaGTATATGCCAGACTATCATGTAAAAAAGTAGCGCCACTCCTACGGCTGCGGCAAGGATTGCAGCATATATTTTCCACTTAAAGTGCACTTTCCCTGCATTTGTTGTCGGAGTTAATAGTTTCATTTACATACATGGAAGTATGGCTCGTTCTAGTCATGACAACGTCATGTTCCAGCACACACACGAGACAAGATATTCCCCGACTCCATTCAAAAGCTGTGGCAGACAGTTGAATTGACTGTACTTAACCGAAACGTGCGTTGAGTAATCCAACTGCAAAGATTTCAACTGTagcagaattgaaaaaaaaaaaaaaatcttttgctGGCTGAGAAACTCTAATAACTCCTTGAAGAGCAAAGAAACAGCTTATATTATTGTCTTATTTCTCCTGATCTCGTCTTGATGAAACTGTTTGCTTCTGATAGTTGTTGCATTCATTTCCGTAACATTTGCAACTTCCAAGTTCTTGTGCCTTCTTTTACAGCTCGTACTCTTGTCAAGACGACAATGGTGGCAACGATGATATCGGTATCTGCAGTAGTGTTGCTGCTCTTAGCCTTTCTTATGTACTGCCTTCGGCTGGTGAGGAAAAGAGGTGTGGTAATCTTGCCTTGATAGAAGCTTTTTCGACCATATATATTACTCAGTCTGTTTTACAAGTAGGTAATTATTTAGATGTTTAGGGATAAGAAAtccattaaattaaaattggagCTAATCTAGCCAGGATTTTAGGCTACAGGGTGGTTGATTTCAATTCTGGAAACCTTGATCAACGAAGCTGCGAAAACAGTGCTTGATAATTAAAAATGCTGTATTGTGACAGCAGATAGAAGAGGAAAATTTGCATCGTTCCTGCCTCTAAAAAGAATTCCCAAATTGGCCAGAACGGCAAAACAAGAAGCAGTACAGAAttgctttcattttcataagcGTTTTGTTCAACTGTGTAAATGCAGATAGAAGAGGGCGTAATCATCTATTTGGTGTTGCCACAAGCTCAACATATTTCAATGAAATTCCAGGTCTGGAAGTCCTCGACAGCAAAGGTAGGCGAAAAATAGATATACCGgtctttgattttgaaactgTAGCTGCAGCCACaagcaatttttcctttgccaaTAAGCTTGGCCAAGGCGGTTTTGGATCTGTATATAAGGTAATTAATCTCCCTATTCAACTGAATCCAAATGGTGATTGGATATTAATATGTATATTCTTCCAACTTCAATTGTCTGTCCCTTATGGGGAATGATGTCCTTGAATAAAATGCTCGGAAGGGAACCAGTTTTATTGTAAAGGACTGTTTTGCTATTTTGAAATTCTCGAAAGGTATTGTGATCTGATTACTTCCACTATATATATGGAGGTGCATCTTGTGTCGACTCTTATCTACCCGTCGTCACAAACACATGAAGAAAACATCCTCCCGGGAAGTTTACTCATAGCAGCTTTTGAGCCACTGGCTTCACACGACAGGTCTAAATATTTATTCCTGTGATGTGTTCATTTTCACAGGGTGTTATGAATGACGGAACAGAAATAGCAGTTAAAAGGctctcaaaatattctggaCAAGGAAACGAAGAGTTCAAAAATGAAGTCAGGTTGATTGCCAAGCTCCAACACCGGAATCTGGTGAAAATCTTAGGTTGCTGCATTCGAGAAGACgaaaaattgttaatttatgAGTATTTACCCAATAAAAGCTTGGATTCATTACTTTACGGTAAGTAACCTCTTCCAatggccaaaaaaaatttcGGTCTACAGCTAGTAATATGGATAATAACTTGAGGTAATCCCCAAAATTGGTCCAGATGAAACGAAGAGATCACTTCTGGATTGGGGAAAAAGGTATCAAATCGCTTATGGGGTGTCTCAGGGACTCATGTATTTACATCAGGATTCAACTCTTGAGAATAATCCACAGAGATTTGAAAGTTAGCAATGTCTTACTGGATGTTGCACTGAACCccaagatttcagattttgggtTAGCAAGGATATGTGGAGGAGACCAAATTGAAGGAAAACGAAACGCGTGGTCGGGACATAGTGAGTGTTTTTCTTAAGCATTAAATTCTACTTCATCTacttaaaaaaatgagatattaGAACATGGAAAAAGAACTCCGACcaaccattttctttctttcatactaAAGTTTCAACCTTTTGTTATGTCTCCCAAACTTCAAAAGGAATTTTATAAGATGAATGAGATGCTgattacttttcttctttttggcttccACAGTGGGTACATGGCACCGGAGTATGCTATGCAAGGCCAGTTTTCTATAAAATCAGATGTGTACAGTTATGGAGTTTTGTTGCTAGAGATCATCACAGGCCAAAGAAATAGCGGATGCTATCATATGAATCCCTTTTGCTATTTAATTGGCCATGTAAGTATGAAACTCTTATATAATTCATCGCTATGCACAACTTGACCAGGCTCTACAATCGCAGTCACAATCTGAGGTGTCTGGTATGTGTGATGTCCAGGTATGGGAGCTGTGGAAAGGAGGAAAATGCATGGACATTGTGGACAAATCAATTGGCAATACATATTCTGAAGAAATCGTATCAAGGTGCATTCAAATCGGTCTTTTGTGCGTGCAAAGATATGCATCGGACAGGCCAACTATGTCCACAGTGGTTTTCATGTTGGGAAATGCTGATGTGGTACTTCCGTTCCCGAAACAGCCCGCATTCATCGACGAGAGTGACTACAATGGAAATATTCAGTTGACATGCAATGAAACATGTTCTGTTAACAGAGTTACAATAACAGCTGTTGAAGCTTGCTAGCCACATGCCACCACAAGTCCACTGCGGTACTACTCAACTTGAGAAATTGAGATGCTTCCTGTATCGGTAGATAGACGACACCTGAAGGCTAATCGTGTTGTGTATGAGCTAAAAGTTGCTCTTGTGCTTAGGAGAAAAGTTTACATGTAGATTAGATATAATAGACTACTTTTGCAAATTTCCTTGAATATACATGAGGTAggaattattttcttgtttgatGCTTGGGACACGTTGACTGAAAATATCAAGCTCAGAAAGGGTAAAGTCGGTGTCACATCTTGAATTACATTTACATGGTGGACGAAAAATTTACAACTACTTGCTTAAATTCATGAGAAAGGTGGATCCTCACTAATTAAGACCTCGACTACACTCCAGTGATATTTGGGGTATTGTTCGCTTAGTCACTTACGTTGCCTTAGACATCATACCATAGTATCCTAAAACAAAAAGACGATATCAAAACAGAATTAGTTTATGCCAAGGCCCAG
This region includes:
- the LOC108959203 gene encoding G-type lectin S-receptor-like serine/threonine-protein kinase At1g11410, with the protein product MKLFASDSCCIHFRNICNFQVLVPSFTARTLVKTTMVATMISVSAVVLLLLAFLMYCLRLVRKRDRRGRNHLFGVATSSTYFNEIPGLEVLDSKGRRKIDIPVFDFETVAAATSNFSFANKLGQGGFGSVYKVINLPIQLNPNGDWILICIFFQLQLSVPYGE